A region from the Dehalococcoides mccartyi CG5 genome encodes:
- the rplB gene encoding 50S ribosomal protein L2, protein MAIKIYRPTSPGRRHHSVSSFEEITKSRPERALLVSVKNDSGRNNQGRVTVRHRGGGSKTQIRVIDFKRNKLDVPGRVAAIEYDPNRTARIALVFYTDGEKRYILAPSDLKVGDVIMAGENAEPKSGNALPLSSIPTGTFIHNIEIIKGKGGIMVRSAGAAAQLMAKEDDYALVRLPSGEMRKVRSDCSATVGQIGNIEHGTLEIGKAGRNRHLGWRPTVRGSAMSPNNHPHGGGECRCPIGMTGPKTPWGKPALGYRTRKAKYSDKLIVKRRG, encoded by the coding sequence GTGGCAATAAAGATATATCGCCCTACTTCCCCGGGTCGCCGGCATCACAGTGTTTCCTCCTTTGAGGAAATTACTAAGAGCCGGCCGGAGAGAGCTCTCTTGGTTTCGGTCAAGAATGATTCAGGCCGAAATAACCAGGGGCGCGTAACCGTTCGCCATAGGGGTGGTGGTAGCAAAACACAGATTCGCGTTATAGATTTCAAACGTAATAAGCTGGATGTGCCTGGAAGAGTGGCCGCTATCGAGTATGATCCTAACAGGACTGCCCGTATAGCTCTGGTCTTCTACACTGATGGTGAGAAACGCTATATTTTGGCTCCTTCAGATTTGAAGGTTGGCGATGTGATTATGGCGGGTGAAAATGCTGAGCCCAAGAGCGGCAATGCTCTGCCTCTCAGTTCCATACCCACCGGTACATTCATTCATAATATTGAGATTATCAAGGGCAAGGGCGGCATAATGGTACGCAGTGCCGGTGCTGCCGCTCAGCTGATGGCTAAAGAGGATGATTATGCGCTTGTGCGTTTGCCTTCCGGTGAAATGCGCAAGGTGCGGAGTGATTGCTCTGCTACCGTAGGCCAGATTGGCAATATAGAGCATGGTACCCTTGAAATAGGTAAGGCTGGGCGCAACCGCCACTTGGGTTGGAGACCGACTGTCAGAGGTTCTGCCATGTCACCCAACAACCATCCTCACGGCGGTGGTGAATGTCGCTGTCCTATTGGTATGACCGGGCCGAAAACTCCCTGGGGTAAACCGGCTTTGGGTTATCGTACCCGCAAGGCTAAATACTCTGACAAACTTATCGTGAAGCGGAGGGGGTAA
- the rpsS gene encoding 30S ribosomal protein S19: protein MSRSVKKGPALCPKLMKKVEVASATNQKSIIKTWARWSTITPLMVGLNVGVHDGRRHVPIYITENMVGHKLGEFTTTRNFRGHAKAEKVSQVK, encoded by the coding sequence ATGTCACGTTCTGTTAAAAAAGGGCCGGCTCTTTGCCCTAAACTTATGAAAAAAGTGGAGGTAGCCAGTGCTACCAACCAGAAGTCCATTATCAAGACTTGGGCTCGCTGGTCCACCATTACCCCGCTCATGGTTGGTTTGAATGTGGGTGTACATGACGGCAGACGCCACGTGCCCATATACATAACCGAAAACATGGTAGGGCATAAGCTGGGAGAATTTACCACCACCAGAAATTTCCGCGGTCATGCTAAAGCGGAAAAGGTATCTCAGGTAAAATAG
- the rplV gene encoding 50S ribosomal protein L22, translating to MEVKAIVKDTGYSALKVRLCVDLVRGKKVSEAITLLRFMTSPTAKVVSKVIKSAAANAENNFQMNPADLKISQIYADEARMLKRMRPQARGRVSPILKRSSHITVVVAD from the coding sequence ATGGAAGTAAAAGCAATAGTAAAGGACACCGGATATTCAGCGCTTAAGGTAAGACTGTGCGTTGATCTGGTCCGTGGCAAGAAAGTAAGTGAGGCTATTACATTGCTTCGCTTTATGACCTCGCCTACGGCCAAGGTAGTATCCAAAGTAATAAAATCAGCCGCAGCTAATGCGGAGAATAATTTCCAAATGAATCCGGCTGATTTAAAAATATCACAGATTTATGCAGATGAAGCGCGAATGCTCAAGCGGATGCGTCCTCAGGCCAGAGGCCGGGTTTCGCCAATATTAAAGCGCTCCAGCCATATAACTGTTGTCGTGGCTGACTAG
- the rpsC gene encoding 30S ribosomal protein S3, with translation MGRKVHPIGFRLGIIKDWSAKWHASDKNFAECLTEDLKLRKAISKKYVDAAISQVDIERQSNKVTVSVRTARPGIVIGRGGQRVDEMRHFLEDLIGKKVQLNIVEISQAELDAFLVARSVAEQIERRVAYRRAMKQAIFRSMQAGAKGIKICASGRLGGVEIARREVMHEGRVPLHTLRADIDYGCTRAHTALGDVGIKVWVYRGDILPEAKEKSESEVTEMAAVMADAPAAVVTETKVADIAAKPKRVVKKAEAEIPAEEKPKRVVKKAENITKEEE, from the coding sequence ATGGGACGCAAAGTTCATCCAATCGGGTTTAGACTTGGCATTATTAAAGACTGGAGTGCTAAATGGCACGCCAGTGATAAAAACTTTGCCGAATGCCTTACTGAAGATCTTAAACTTCGCAAGGCTATCTCAAAGAAGTATGTAGATGCCGCTATCTCTCAGGTAGATATTGAGCGCCAGTCCAACAAAGTGACCGTTTCCGTCCGGACTGCACGGCCGGGTATTGTAATCGGACGCGGCGGTCAGCGTGTTGATGAAATGCGCCATTTCCTGGAAGATTTAATTGGCAAAAAGGTTCAGTTGAATATTGTAGAAATATCTCAGGCTGAGCTTGACGCCTTTCTGGTTGCCCGGAGTGTGGCAGAGCAGATTGAACGCCGTGTTGCTTACAGGCGTGCCATGAAGCAAGCCATTTTCCGCAGCATGCAGGCTGGTGCCAAGGGTATTAAAATATGTGCCTCAGGTCGTCTGGGCGGCGTAGAAATTGCCCGGCGCGAGGTAATGCACGAGGGGCGTGTTCCTTTGCACACCCTGAGAGCTGACATTGATTACGGATGCACCAGGGCTCACACTGCCCTTGGTGATGTAGGTATAAAGGTATGGGTATACCGTGGTGATATCCTGCCCGAAGCTAAAGAGAAATCTGAATCCGAAGTAACGGAAATGGCTGCTGTTATGGCTGATGCTCCTGCCGCAGTTGTTACCGAAACCAAGGTTGCTGATATTGCGGCCAAACCCAAGAGGGTTGTTAAGAAGGCCGAAGCTGAGATTCCCGCTGAAGAAAAACCCAAGCGTGTAGTCAAAAAAGCTGAGAACATAACCAAGGAAGAGGAATAA
- the rplP gene encoding 50S ribosomal protein L16, which yields MLQPKRVKFRKVQRGRRDGAAHKGNTVAFGEFALQSLEAGWITARQIEATRRAITRYIRRGGQVWIRIFPDKPITKKPAETRQGGGKGAPEEWVAVVRRGRIMFEIGGVTPEAAKEAMRLASYKMPVKTRFVARDIPVVAGETEVEEAE from the coding sequence ATGCTCCAACCCAAGCGTGTTAAGTTTAGGAAGGTACAGCGCGGGCGTCGTGACGGGGCTGCCCATAAAGGCAACACAGTTGCTTTCGGTGAATTTGCTTTGCAGTCTCTTGAGGCCGGCTGGATTACCGCCCGCCAGATAGAGGCTACACGCCGGGCAATCACCCGTTATATCCGCCGCGGCGGTCAGGTTTGGATACGGATTTTCCCTGACAAACCCATTACCAAGAAACCGGCTGAAACCCGTCAGGGTGGAGGTAAAGGTGCTCCGGAAGAATGGGTAGCGGTAGTAAGGCGTGGCCGGATAATGTTTGAAATCGGCGGGGTAACCCCTGAAGCAGCCAAAGAGGCTATGCGGCTTGCGTCTTATAAAATGCCGGTAAAGACCCGTTTTGTGGCTCGTGATATACCCGTAGTTGCGGGAGAAACTGAAGTTGAGGAGGCTGAGTAA
- the rpmC gene encoding 50S ribosomal protein L29 yields the protein MNISDIRGLSDTEIKKKLEDSHKELFELRLKLSTRQLVNHRELPRVKNDIARILTVMRERELQIR from the coding sequence ATGAATATAAGTGATATTCGCGGCCTTTCTGATACTGAAATAAAGAAGAAGCTTGAAGATTCCCATAAGGAGCTTTTTGAGCTCAGACTGAAGCTTTCTACCAGGCAGTTAGTAAATCACCGAGAGCTTCCCCGGGTAAAAAATGACATTGCCCGCATTCTAACCGTAATGCGTGAGCGCGAACTGCAGATAAGGTAG
- the rpsQ gene encoding 30S ribosomal protein S17: MEIKNKTRIGHVISDKMEKTIVVGIDVVKRHPLYKKTYRRTMKYLVHDEKNEAKIGDMIEIVECRPISKGKYWRLSKIITKGHIVAAQEA, encoded by the coding sequence ATGGAGATAAAAAACAAAACCCGAATCGGTCATGTGATCAGCGATAAGATGGAAAAAACCATTGTGGTGGGTATTGATGTAGTCAAACGTCATCCCCTTTACAAAAAGACTTATCGCCGGACTATGAAATATCTGGTTCATGATGAAAAAAACGAAGCTAAAATTGGTGATATGATTGAAATAGTTGAATGCCGCCCCATCTCTAAGGGGAAATACTGGCGGCTCAGCAAGATAATCACCAAGGGCCACATTGTTGCGGCTCAGGAAGCATAG
- the rplN gene encoding 50S ribosomal protein L14, with protein sequence MVQQYTRLNVADNTGAKKIMCINVLGGSHKIQAKVGDVIVAAVKKSSPDAQAKSGTVVKAVVVRITKPYARPDGSYIKFDDNAAVILNDKMEPKGTRIFGPVARELRDKKFTKILSLAPEVL encoded by the coding sequence ATGGTTCAACAGTATACCAGGTTAAACGTAGCAGATAATACCGGCGCTAAGAAAATAATGTGCATCAACGTTTTGGGCGGAAGCCACAAAATACAAGCTAAAGTTGGTGATGTTATAGTAGCTGCGGTAAAAAAATCCAGCCCTGATGCCCAGGCTAAATCCGGCACGGTGGTAAAGGCTGTTGTGGTACGCATTACCAAGCCTTATGCCCGCCCGGATGGCTCTTATATAAAGTTTGATGATAACGCTGCAGTTATTCTGAATGACAAGATGGAGCCCAAAGGCACCCGTATTTTTGGCCCGGTGGCCCGCGAGCTTCGTGATAAAAAATTCACCAAGATCTTGTCGCTGGCGCCTGAGGTATTGTAG
- the rplX gene encoding 50S ribosomal protein L24, translating to MRLKKNDNVLVIAGKDKGKTGKVRYAYPRTDRVLVEGVNMIKRHSRAKGQAKQAGIIEREAPLHVSNLMLLCSKCNKPARIGSRELADGKSVRYCKSCNEVID from the coding sequence ATGAGACTGAAGAAAAACGATAACGTGCTGGTAATTGCCGGTAAGGACAAGGGTAAAACCGGTAAGGTTCGTTACGCCTATCCCCGTACTGACAGAGTACTAGTGGAGGGCGTGAACATGATAAAGCGGCATTCACGTGCCAAAGGTCAGGCCAAACAGGCCGGCATTATTGAACGTGAAGCTCCTTTACATGTTTCAAATTTGATGTTGCTTTGCAGTAAATGCAACAAACCGGCTCGTATTGGCAGCCGGGAATTGGCGGACGGTAAAAGTGTACGCTACTGCAAATCCTGCAATGAGGTAATTGACTAA